The Pasteuria penetrans genome segment ACGAGTTTTCCCACGGAACGGGGATTCTGTATTCCCTCTCAAGAATCCCACTGCCTAATTCCGAGATAACCTATTTCATTACACCTCTAAATCACGCAGTGGTAGCGCCCTGTCCAACCCATTATTTTCTGAATTTACAATAAATTAATGATCAAAGGAACCTTTATAAATATAAAATAAATCCCCCGGGGATACAAAAACAGGAACAGTGTCATGACAAAATGTTATTATGTTACCCAATTGCTTTGCCAAAAAGTGAGACTAGATTCATAGATAGGGCATTCCCCACAAGAAACTGCACGGCCCCTCATTGAAAGTCAAGAGGATAACCAAATCCCAAGAACGGATGCTATGAGAGGGAATTGATCGAGCTGTTCCTTTCCGGGATAACACCCTATGTATAAAACAAACAAAAAAATACCCCACCTTGTCCCATTTTTGGACAGAAACGAGGGTATTTCCAGACGACAGTCCACTCCAGTCACCATACCTGCAAAAACCATATCCCCGTACACACCCCTAGCCTGGAGTTTTCATTACCATCATAGGAACTGAATCACCCTCCGCATCATAAAGGGCCAATTCCACCGACTCTGTCAAAACATCAGCATAACTGTAAGAAACCCGATCGAAGGCACTTTGATCCTCGTCCAACTTGATAACAAAAACAGAAGGATATGTCTCCTCCAACACCCCGATTCGTTCAATCGTTTTGCGGCGACCACTGTTTGCCTTCAAGCGAATTTTCTGGCCAACATAGCTATCCAATGTCAATTTAATGTCAGAGAGTGTATGCTTCCCCATGGGTCCTAACCACCTCTCATCACCTAATAGAGGATGACAAATAGAGAAGGAACAAAGGATGGCCACGCCCCTCCCCCCATCTGCCTACAACCACACCGAAACAATCAAACCATCAGAGAATCGAATAAAGTGCCTCCAACAGACGCCCCCAGGTAGGCACATCCAACTCTTCCGCACGTCGGCGCTCTCCTCTTCCCAAGCCCGCCATCATACAACCCCGTATCAATTCATCCCGGGATAAATCGGGCAAGGCATTCGACAGAGCATTCAACAACAGCTTCCGGCGCTGGGCGAATACAGTCCGCACCACGCGATTCCCCCATACCTCATCGGGTAGGGTAAACAATGGCTGCAACCTTCTTCGTAACCTCAACACCATAGAAACCACGCGCGGTTGAGGAAGGAAGTTACCTGGATTGACCTGGGCAATTCTCTCTATAGAAGCTACACACTGCACCAGCACTGTCAGGGAACCATAGGCCTTACTTCGGGGTGCTGCCATCAAGCGCTGGGCCATCTCCTTCTGTAGCATTACAACCCATGTATCACAACGTTGTAAGGCCAACAAACGCACAAGCAGAGGCCCAGCAATATTGTAGGGCAGATTGGCAACTACACGCGTATGGACGGTATCTACTGGCACATGTCGAACCAGTAAACAGGACAAATCAATCCGTAGGGCGTCACCATGAACCACTACCGCATGGGGAAACGGTGCCAACAACCTCTCTAGCATGGGTATAAACTGACGGTCATGCTCCACAGCCACCACCCAACCCGCTTTCTGTGCCAAACGGTCTGTCAAAGCACCCAAACCAGGTCCTATCTCCAACACCGCCGCAGAAGACGTTAACTCCGCCGCATCCACAATACGGTCCGCTGTATTTCCCTGTATAAGGAAATTCTGCCCCAATGACTTCCGTGGTGCATCCAATACCTGTAACCATGCACGTGTTCGTCTCGCTAGAGAACACATGAATTCGCCTTCTCCCAAGCTAGCATCAATTCTTCCCGACTCACGCGCAAGAAACACAATTGCCCATAGAACTGTTTTCCATTACCATAACCGATCCGCAATAGCTCGGCTACCTTCTCCCGTAGACGACGGGAACGGGGGGAACCCACAAAACCTAACCCACGGTAGGCCTCCCAACTAAGCGTAGCTACCCTAACCGACGTCGTTCCCGATTCCGAACGGGCCCGCAACACGGCAGAACGTATGACCTCAGGGGAAGCGTACTCAACACCAAATTTATGCCCGCGGCGCGCCTCATCCTGTGAAAGATAGGCATGGAGGACACCCTCTACGCAATCAGCAATCCTCCGCCGAATGGACCTGCCCGCGTGATCGGGATCGGTAAGAACAATCGCACCGCGAACCGTCTGCGCCCGACGAATCGATGACAGGGTGGAGCCATGGATCCTCACACCACGGACGACCAACGTATCCGCACCTATAGCACGCCGTACAGCCGCAGCATCACGAATCCCCTCTACCACAATAATTTCACCTATCATCGACACTCCCCATCCATAGCCTCCCCCTGAATTCCCCTCAACAGACTGCAAACATTGCGCGTGGAACACTGCAACACCTCATCCACTTCCAGCCCACGCAATTGCGCTATCCATTGGGCCACCCACGGTAGAAACGAGGGTTCGTTGCGTTTCCCCCGATGGGGATGAGGGGCTAAATAGGGGGAATCCGTTTCCAACAACAGGGAATCCAACGGCACCCTACAGGCAATCCCATGCATTCCCTTGGCATTACGAAAGGTAACGATACCACCAATCCCTATCATCAACCCCAGAGAAAGTCCCTCCTTCAAATCCTCCTCTCCCCCACAAAAACAATGCAACACCCCACCAACTTGTCCTATATCCTCCTCCCTCAAAATGGACAAAAGCCGATCATAGGCACCGCGACAATGGAACACAACGGGAAGAGCACGCTCCCTGGCTACCGAAATCTGCTGCCGTAACAATTCCTCCTGCCTATGCATGGGGGCCCGCGCCTTCACATCCAGACCGATCTCCCCCAAGGCTACAACACGGGGCTCGTCTAATTTCTTATCCAAAAAAACTAGATCATCCCGCGTAGTACAATCTGCCTCACAGGGATGAAACCCCAGGGCCGCGTAGCAACCACCTTCCTCCCGTACCATCCGCAGGACATGTGGGATTGTGGTACGGCTATAGCCGATCTCCAGCCACCCCATCATGCCTGCCGCACGAGCCCGTTGAATCACTGCTTCCCGATCCGTAGAAAATTTCTCATCCGCTATGTGGGCGTGACTGTCGAACCAGGGTTGCATTCAGCACCCCCCCTTATACTCCAACAGCCTTATCAACCAGGAGAACAACTGGATCTCAGACTCCCAAACCTATCATCCCAAGGCCAAAAGACAGCAAGTGCTACACCCTGCACTTCTTCCAAGGGAATGAAACCCAACTGCCTGCTATCCACGCTATTACCACGATTGTCTCCCATCAGGAACACATGCCCCTGAGGAACCTCGCGTTCCGGGGCGTTCTCCCGCTTCCGCGTCGGCATTGTATAGGAATCATCCTGCTCAATCCCATTCACTATCACCTTACTATCCCGGATCGCAACCCTGTCCCCTCCCACTGCCAGAACACGCTTGATAAAAAAGCGGTGGTTTTCGATAAAGGGGAGCTTATAGTAGAGATTTGAAACGAAATCCATCTTTTCATAATCCTCGTCCCTCAAATCACCCGCTGACCCTGGGGGATGAAAAACCACCACGTCACAGCGCTCAGGATCCGACAGACGACTAACCAGGACCCTCTCCTTACTGGGATGAAAAATACCCTCAAAAAATCGTACGATGCCGAAGGAGGACGCCCCCTCTGGTTCACCGCCCGTCAGAGTGGGAAACATAGATCGACCATCCACGACAAATAAACTAACTACATAAAGCCGAATCACAACGATGGACACACCGACGATCGCAAGGAGGAGAAAGGGAAAAGGTTTCCCCCCTTTCATGGGATCCTTATACCCCTACCATACGAAATACCCTCCCAGGTATCCTCCCCGTGATTCCTACTCTGCTCCTCAGGTATCCCTAGTATGCAACAACCATACTTTTTTACTACAACAAAGTCATAAAATACATCCATCAATCAACTGCACCCCCTAAAGACATTCCAGATCGGCTCACACTATCCCAGGGTATAGAAACAGAAGGAACGAAACTGGTCCCACATACCCAGATCGGTAAGTAACAAAAACAACCCCACCAGAGATCATCAGCACGAACGGTGAAAAAAACATCCCATCCACCAAAATCAACTCTTCTTCATGGGGAAGCCTGTAAAAACCAACGATTGAACATACCACACACCCCGAGCCCCATCATGAGGGACGACATCTCCTCAACCGTCCTGGGATAAATTTTGCACAAGATACTCCGACTCTTCCTGTAAACTCAGGCGAAGAAACAAAGGCTCTACACAAAGCAACTTGGTTCCCACGGGGGGAGCCACAAATTGATCTGATTCCTCCCAACTAGCTACCTCTGTCAACCCCAACCGCTGACGGATTTTCCGAGCCGTACCTGGCAAAAAGGGCTGAATCAATAGACTAAGTCGGCGCAAAACGGCTAACAAGAACCACAACGTACCAGCAACAAGGTCCCGCCCCCCCGTTTTCACCTGATTCCAGGGCTGCTGCACCTCAATGAATCGATTGGCCGCCTTGATCAAATCCCAAATGGAAACCAGAGCCACCGAAAACTGGAGGCTGTCCAGAGACACCTCCACGGCCTTCGTTACCCGATCCGCCTCCCGCCGTAACGGCCCCTCCGTCTGCTCAGGGGCATCGGGCGAACATCCTTCACAATAACGATCCACCATGGTGATCGTACGATGACACAGATTACTAAAATCATTCACCAAATCCGTATTGATCCGCATCAAAAAACGTTGGGGGGAAAAAACACCATCATCACCAAAGGGGACCTCACGAAGCAAATAGTACCGCAGGGAATCACAACCATAACGCCGCACCAGAGCTCTAGGTCGAACCACATTTCCCTTGGACTTTGACATTTTCTCCCCAGCCACCTCAAAAAATCCATGGGCGAAAACCCGGCGCGGCAAGGGGAAATCGAGCGCCATGAGGAAAATGGGCCAGTAGACACCGTGAAAGCGGGCAATGTCCTTCCCAACCAACTGTACATCAGCTGGCCAATACCGCATCCTCCCAGCTTCCCTCGACCCTCCTACCCTGTATCCAAGCACACTCAGATAATTGAACAGGGCATCCAACCAAACATAAACCACATGCTTGGGATCATCAGGTACGGGAACGCCCCACGAGAGAGCAATCCGGGAAATACTGATATCCGTAAGACCGGGATTGAGAAAATTGGCAACAACTTCATTTCGCCGCGACCTAGGCTGAAGAAAATCGGGATTCTCACGATAGTAATCGCGCAACCGATCCTCATAACGCTTCAGGCGAAAGAAATAACTCGGCTCCCGAATGAGTTCCCCCGGACGATGGCAATCAGGGCAACGCCCCTCCAAGCCCGATCGATCAGGAAAAAAAGATTCGCAATAAATGCAATAACGACCCTCATAAACGCCCAGATAAATATCGCCTTTCTCCTTTAGGTAAGCAAATACCTCCTGCACCACATTTCGATGCCGCTCCTGCGTCGTACGAATGAAATCGTCATATTGGATATCCAGCATCTCCCATGTGGACTGGATCCCGCGCACCATTTCATCCACAAAGATCTGCGGATCCTCACCTACGGTGGCCGCCTGCTTAGCAATTTTCTGCCCATGCTCATCCGTGCCTGTCAAATAGAACACATCGTATCCTTGTGCACGCTTGAATCGAGCTAGCACATCACCCGCTATGGTTGTATACGCATGGCCTATATGCAGTTGAGCATTGGGATAATAAACCGGCGTGGTTATATAGTAGGTCCCTTTTCCCCCCACAGAGCCAACCACCCCCATCCTTGGTATACAAAAACTGCCGCATCCACGGAGATGGAAAGAACAACCTCTCCCGTTTACCCAGCACACACCCCACATCATGGGAAATTCCCTGTGCCGCATCCCTAGCTACAGGAAACCAATCAATCGCCCGGACCCTCACAGGGCCACCCGCATCGCACACTAAGCTCGTCGTCCATTGTACCATCTTCTGGTAGTCCCATGCAACTGACCACCCCATTCCTACCCCCCTATTGGGATGAAGAAACCAATGTATAAAGACAGTCGAGTGGTGTAGTTTTCTTTTGCAAACGTCCATCTGCCACCCATTGGTCCAACTGTTGGCGCAAACGATCTACGCTCCAACTGGGATCCACAGTTTGTAACACCCCTAATAAATGGGCATCACGCAGGGGTAACAAGGGCACCACACGTTTCCAATATTTTTCCCCCGCTAGCGCTTTCCTCTCCCTAAGCTCAGCAAAGGGATCTGTGGCATGGGGAGACTGTGTGTGGGCACAACGGATTCGAATAGAAACGGTCCTCCCCAGCACGGCGGAGGAAACAAAGGCATCACCCGAACGTAAATAGGGTAACCGTCGCGCCTCCTCCGTTGTCAGATCTGTTTCCTCCCGTAGGGTGGCGATATCACTCCCCCGGACCGTCCGAAAAATGAATTTCGTATTCAACTGGGCCGTTATCGTTTCATCCAATAACGTCGGACGCTGCGTGGCTAGAACAAGAAAAACACCATATTTCCTACCTTCCTGCGCTATCTCACGGAACGTGCTCTTGGAGGGGGACTCCCACCCCTTGGGCGCAAAACGATGGGCTTCATCCGTTACAATCACAAAAGGAGGGAAAAAAGGTTTTTCTCCCGGAGCATCCCTGTAATCACGACGTTTTTTGTAAAGCATTCCCGAAAGATACGCAGCAAAAACCTGCAATAACCAACTACTACCTTGTAGTACAACCATTTGGCATTGTTCCAAGCCCTCCACGATTGGCCCAACACCTGATTGAAACAGACCCGCTCTCTCCAGTCTCCGTAATCGCCAATGGACACCGTGGATAGAGGCTAGAGGAAGGGAGGAATGTTGTTGCCACAGGGCGTATAAATCACGGGCACGTGCGGCTTCCATCGGGTCACTACTCCCCAAGGAACGTTCCAGGCCTTGTCTACCCTCCTCCAATGCCTGTACTAGATTTGCAAGCCGATCCGAAAAGGACGTTAACGAATCCCCCCTGCGGTGCAACGCCTGAACCACGTGCACCATAGCCTCCGAGAAAGACCCCCCAGCGGCCTGTAACAGCTGCGACAAATCACCCGCACAAAGCGAAGTAAAGTCAACCCCGACATCCTTACCCGCGATCCAATGTCGACACTGGGTGGCGTACATAGAGGAATCAGAAATGGAACCCGTCATAGGAACCCCCTCCTCCCCCAAAAAAATCATCTCAAAATGGGGATCCAGAACCACACAGGGAATGGATAGCTTCATAAACTCCTCTAACATTACCTTAGTGGCAAAGGATTTCCCCGATCCGGAACCGCCAAAAATACCTACGTGGGGATATTGTGACAACGTCCGCGCATCGAAAATAAAGGGCACCCCACACTGTTCCCGTAAATCACCTGCCGGCTCACGGATCATCAGCTGCTGCTTCCATTCCTCCGAGAGGGAAGAATTGAGAAACTGTGTCCCCTGTATCTCCCCTAACACCATCCCATCCGACGGAAGAGCTGTAACCAGAAGGGACCTCACCTCCGGGAAAGCGGGATGACGAACAGAACAACCCGTCTGAATCGGTCGGGGTGCTGCAACCAGTAGTCGTACCTTGGCTACATGAACCTCATCAGAACCTACGTCATACCCCAGATGAAGCAATGATTCTAAAACTTGCTTGTCCATCACCGGCTTATCCCAATCCATAGGTAATAATGGATTATAGGAAAAGGCCTCTATCACCTCCCCGCAAGGATGATCCAAACGTGGATCCTCCAGGATTAAGAATTCCTGAATATGAAAACGATGCTGACGAGAAACAACATGCGCCTCAAAGGGCGTTGTAATCCCAACTACTTGCAAAAAAACACCCCCCCATTCGCTCGCACTGGACAAGGGAACCCTCCCGAATCCACCCCTCTACCTGGGAATTGGGAAACCTTCCTCTCCCAAGCCCCATAAATCTTGCTCCCTTACTAGGATTATGTACATCTTCACCCAATAGGGCCTTTATACCTCTTATAGGATCCCGATGGGCAAGATCCTCTTTATCGTCCACCCCTACCCATTTTCTATCACTATCCATGGTATCCTAAATTCATATAATGAAATAATATAATTTATAAAAGAGATAAGCTGAAAAGCAGGACAGAAACACTCAATCGTACCATATTGAGAAAAACACCGGTCACGATGGTTCACAGAGGTCTATGTCCATCTACCCTCCCCCACCAACGTACACGAATGCCTATCGGGGAATAAAAACCAACGACTTCCCTATCGAAAAGCATCGATACCGATCAACTGGATGGACAGTTTTACAGGAAAAATTACAAAAAACGATCCGCACGCTTAGGATATAGAAACCGACGACATACATCGGGATCAAGAAAGGAATGAGCTAACATTTTCAGGAAACAATGGGTCAAACGAACACGGTAATCCACAATATCCAACCAATAGGGAATACCCCTTCCCTGCTCCGGTGTACTATTCTGCAAAAAATTAAGCAAAAAGCCCCGCTCCTCCTCCTGCCCCCGCAAACCATCAACCACTACAGGCTGAGGATGGGAGGAAAGACGAACCGCCGTCCGCCAGAAAAGGTCGTTGCAACGATCACTATAGGGAAATCTCCAAGCTTCCCCCTGTCGGAGCGCACCATAGAGTAGTACCCTGTCCTCAAAACAACCCAGATCGGGCCACAATTGCGCCAATTGCTGACTCGCTATCTCCTCGCCAACGCCCAGGAGGTAGGTTTGCCGCTCCTCCGCCATCCTACAGAGGGAGGCCGTTGCCTGTTTTGCATGACGATGAAAATATAATAGAGTTCCGTCCATCATAACAACCCTGGGTGCCCATTTATGAACCGATTCTCGGGCAACCTGCAATTCCATATCCAACATGTAGGAACTAGGATTGAAATCCTCATCACCTTCTTCCATACCCTTCATCACCACCTCCCTGCGCCAGATCTCCCCACCTTTCGTGAATTTGGATAGAGCTTGAAATAAAAAAATTTTTTTATTCGAGGAACTAGGGATGGTGTTGAAGGAACCATCCACAGCAACCAAGCCGCGATCCTGAAACCATTCCCGATAGACGGGGGATGAAATACGGACGAGAGGAAACAATCCCCCCATTTCCTGAAGACGAACCCTGATATCAGCCATCCTCACCCTCTTTTGCTCCTGCAGCAAATATTGATTGATCTCCCGCAACTGGTTGGACAGCGAGGGGGGAGAAGAGAAATCCTCTGTAAATGGGGATACTGATGGACGAAACGACATGACCCTATCACCCTCCCTGAACACAATCCCAAAAAATGTATGCAAACGTATGCAAATGTTTACATTGACCCTTTATCGTAAATTTTATACCCATAAACAAAGAAAAACCAGCTTCATAAAATAAATTATCAGTTATAAAATTAAGATAATTATCGCCATTTTCCATCGAACGAATGGGAAATAGTTGACAGATATAGCAATACTTGGTATGATATCTTACATTCGTGGGGGTCTATGTTTGTACATTTTGCAACTCTGGGAACGGGGGTCCTCAAAGTTTAAAATAAATTATAAAAAAAATTACAATAGAAATACCATTCCATTGATTTACCCTGCGGGAAGTAGTTGATCGGTATAGGAATGTTTGATACGATATCCTACGATGGTTCTTTTGTCTACACTGGTAGGATGGGTTTTCTTCTGCCCTGAGAGTGCATCCGCTTTCGCATCCCTCCCAGTTGCATTCGCGCTACCCCCACATCCCGTTATATTGACATCAGCAACTACACCACCCACTTATATCCCTTGGGGATTGCAGCCCGATCACCGCGGTCGTTTTGATGGTTGCAATCGGTTGATGGCACACCAAAGGGAGGAATACCTACCGTTTTACACGGATATTCCTCCTCATCGGGAAAGGTTTTCTGAGTGCCCAGTTGGAAGGGGGTTAGGTATGCTCAAGTCCACGGGGATTGTCCGTAAAGTGGACGAATTGGGAAGGGTTGTCATTCCAATCGAACTGAGACGAACACTATGCATCAGTGAGAAAGACGCGCTGGAAATCTACGTTGAAGCGGAACACATCGTGTTGAAAAAATACGAACCCACTTGCATTTTCACAGGTACAATCGAAGAAACGATTCGTTATCGCGATAAGGTCGTCAGCAAGTCCTGTGTGGAGGAAATGTACTCTCTCCTACAAAACGAACCGGATGACCCCTACTGAAAAACATTGTGGCCAATGTTTATGTTGTATGAGATCCAAGGGCCCCCCGCGGTAGCCTTCGTGGATTGCCCTGGTGTATCTCTCTGACATCAAAGTTCAGTAAGGCCCCATCCCGGGTTCTGCAGGGTTTGTACCATGTCCTCATGATCCAGATGAATCTTGGGAATCTTGGGAATCCTGGGAATCCTCCTTAGAAGTATCACTCTGGCCCGATCGATCCAGGGCATCGTCCGTACGCTTCACCTGCGCTACCTCTACCATCAGGGGTATATCAGGGGCGGCCGTACGGATTCTTTTTGTCACAGTGGACTTAAGTTGGTCGTAAACCTCTGAATCCAACGTTCTCTCAGGAACAATGTATAGCTTCTTGGTCCCCTGTCCCATTTTGTCGGATGTACCACCGGAAAACATGGATATAGCAACATCCTCAACCCCATCTACGGCCTTTGCAGCCTTTCCAAGACTAACCAAGCGCTTCATATCGGAAAGGTTGCCGGTAATATTGTCGCTACCACGAAAATCGGATGGCCTCCTCATAGTACACCCGGCCCCGGCTAACATCAGGAGTGAACATCCTACCCCTATTGTGCTCCATGTAGGAAAAGCATGCTTCATCAGTGAACCCCCCTATACTGTCGCTAGGGTACCTCACCTTCGCATAGCTTATACATTCCCGTCAGTGGTGGGCACAGTCCCTCCTAACACGGGGGACATACTCCCTCTCGTCCTTTGGAACATCGCCACAGACCCAACCAACCCATTCCCCCATCCACCGGAATCAGTGTACCATATCCATAATGGGAAACGGAAATACGAAACTACTCATGATGATATCGGAATCATTCGTCCCTCCATCCCTTCGATTTCAGGTGCATACCCTACGATCAACGGAGGAAACCGCAAATGGAATAGCCATCCCCATTTCCCACCACCAACCATCTTACAGTTGACTCGCCATACCCTCCAACCTTCGCAACCGATAATTGACGGACGATTTACTTACCTGGCCACTTGGTAACAATTTACCAATTTCCTCGAGGCTCAATTCAGGATGTTCCCGTCGCAATTCAGCCACCTCGCGTAGATGTACCGGTAACTTCTCCAAACCTATCATCTGATCCAACCTACCAATACTGTCAATCTGACGCATGGCGGCCCGCACCGTCCTATTAAGGTTAGCGGTTTCGCAATTGACCGTGCGGTTGACAGAATTGCGCACCCCTTTAAGAATACGGACATTTTCAAAGGTCAACAGGGAAGGATGCGCACCCACCAAGCGTAAAAAGGTCCCAATCTTCTCACCCTCTTTAAGGTAGACAACCCTAGCATTTTTCCTCCGGATTTGTTTGGGATGAAGATGCAGTCTCACCATCAATTCACAGAGGAATCGGCTATACTGGGACCCCGATACGATGATCTCCAAGTGATAAGAACCCTTTTCAGGATCACTCACGGACCCACCCGCTAGAAAAGCCCCCCGTATGTGGGCGCGACAACAACAACCTTTCTTCACCAACCCCCGAACCACACTCACCCCACCCCCAAACTGTAGGGATGTTCCGCGTCCACAGAGGGCCAAATCACGGAGAACATGTTCTACATTTTGTTTCCATTGCAACTGATAAATTCGATTCTTTCGTAAACGCATCCTACGACGAACAACGACTTCCGGGGCCACGCCATATCTATCCTTAAACGATCGGAAGAGGTAACGAGCAACAGCTGCATTTTCCGTACTGATTCTAAGTGTAGACCCCCCCTCTGAAACTATGTCCCCGTTCATTTTTACCAGGGCGCTAAGCAGGGCACGCTGACAACAGGCTCGCCCCCCAATGGATTGTACAATTTCACGTTTGATTGAAGATGAAAATGAACTCACCGTTCATTCCCCCTTAGTCTCTCCCCTACCGGACCAACCACCCATCATCCCCCTGAAAATCAAACAACGGGGAGGCAAGCCCCCTGTTCAGGCATATCATAAACGAAAAAACACCTGCACATAACCCATCATATATCGATGTCATAATAGTGCAATGAGGGGGAGTTGATGGTTGCAACCGTAAAACTAGATTTTATCGAATAACCTCCACCTAATTTTCCCCGACCAGACCTAATTATAAAGCAAATATGGCCCCATTTCCACAGAAAAGCAAAAGCAACCTTTAGTTGGCCTTCCTAAAACTTAGGATGCGTAGGATCACAAGTCCCCAAAAGAGAAGGATCCTCCCGCCAAATTTTTTAAGAATAATGGTGCTATCGTGGAAAGGAACGATCCGACAATTACTGCCCAGAACATTGGTTCCCAAAATTTGATTCTCTCCTCGACCTATAACAAAATTTAATAAATATAGTAAAGTTATATGATAGTACTTGCCTTTTCATTCAATGCCTCTCCAGAAGAAGAAGATCAGTACTATATTTCATAATAAACAGTTTATTTATATTATTATGTATTAACCTATGGTAATTACATATTTTCGGTTAAAGAACATGGTAAGGAATAATGGAAAAGCCATCTATCCTTGTTATATAATCTTCCTTATCCCCTATAAAAAAATATAAGGAGACAAGAGGACCGATGATCCCCAAAGATTGTAACACAATACCCCATAACTACGAAACAGGGGAAATAGAAAAAGAGGAAACTTCCTTGCGAAATCGTCTATGATCCACGGTGGATCCGAATCATCCTTCCGATGTGGAATTGGTTTACATCCTCCCTGGCCTGTTCTTCACCGAATATGCATCCTCATACATGGAGAGACACGCTGGTTACCACAATACCATAGGGAGTTCATGCGTACATACACTTATAAAATTTATTTTCGACATAATTAGATAGGTTTTACGATGTAGAAACCGTATACTGATCAATCAACTTCCACGCGAAGACCCCCTCCTTGAGGCATTGGGTGATACAAAAGGCAGACCACTCGTAGGCGAAAGAACACTATTGAGAGTCAAAATCTCCTCAATGTCTATGGGGAAACCACAGGCTTATAGGGTCAAGGAACAGGTCTGCTCCGACTTCACCCAATTTGTGATGGGAATTGTGGATATAAGCCCCAGTTTTCAGAGAGTGGATTCAACCCTTATCAACAGCCGTATCAGGAAACGAAACCGCAATATGTTGATTTTCCCGGTGATTGGGATTGCGGTTCGTACGATGTGCCCTCTTTCTTCCGAAGAGGGAGATCTTCTTGCAACCTGATGGCAGGATGGCAGATGGGAACAGAGCCCAGGCCCGTTCTCATAGATACCCCTTTCCCTTCTTCCGGCGGGATCACCTAACGGACAAGATGAA includes the following:
- a CDS encoding ATP-binding protein, which codes for MQVVGITTPFEAHVVSRQHRFHIQEFLILEDPRLDHPCGEVIEAFSYNPLLPMDWDKPVMDKQVLESLLHLGYDVGSDEVHVAKVRLLVAAPRPIQTGCSVRHPAFPEVRSLLVTALPSDGMVLGEIQGTQFLNSSLSEEWKQQLMIREPAGDLREQCGVPFIFDARTLSQYPHVGIFGGSGSGKSFATKVMLEEFMKLSIPCVVLDPHFEMIFLGEEGVPMTGSISDSSMYATQCRHWIAGKDVGVDFTSLCAGDLSQLLQAAGGSFSEAMVHVVQALHRRGDSLTSFSDRLANLVQALEEGRQGLERSLGSSDPMEAARARDLYALWQQHSSLPLASIHGVHWRLRRLERAGLFQSGVGPIVEGLEQCQMVVLQGSSWLLQVFAAYLSGMLYKKRRDYRDAPGEKPFFPPFVIVTDEAHRFAPKGWESPSKSTFREIAQEGRKYGVFLVLATQRPTLLDETITAQLNTKFIFRTVRGSDIATLREETDLTTEEARRLPYLRSGDAFVSSAVLGRTVSIRIRCAHTQSPHATDPFAELRERKALAGEKYWKRVVPLLPLRDAHLLGVLQTVDPSWSVDRLRQQLDQWVADGRLQKKTTPLDCLYTLVSSSQ
- a CDS encoding DNA double-strand break repair nuclease NurA — encoded protein: MSFRPSVSPFTEDFSSPPSLSNQLREINQYLLQEQKRVRMADIRVRLQEMGGLFPLVRISSPVYREWFQDRGLVAVDGSFNTIPSSSNKKIFLFQALSKFTKGGEIWRREVVMKGMEEGDEDFNPSSYMLDMELQVARESVHKWAPRVVMMDGTLLYFHRHAKQATASLCRMAEERQTYLLGVGEEIASQQLAQLWPDLGCFEDRVLLYGALRQGEAWRFPYSDRCNDLFWRTAVRLSSHPQPVVVDGLRGQEEERGFLLNFLQNSTPEQGRGIPYWLDIVDYRVRLTHCFLKMLAHSFLDPDVCRRFLYPKRADRFL
- a CDS encoding AbrB/MazE/SpoVT family DNA-binding domain-containing protein; its protein translation is MLKSTGIVRKVDELGRVVIPIELRRTLCISEKDALEIYVEAEHIVLKKYEPTCIFTGTIEETIRYRDKVVSKSCVEEMYSLLQNEPDDPY
- the whiA gene encoding DNA-binding protein WhiA, with protein sequence MSSFSSSIKREIVQSIGGRACCQRALLSALVKMNGDIVSEGGSTLRISTENAAVARYLFRSFKDRYGVAPEVVVRRRMRLRKNRIYQLQWKQNVEHVLRDLALCGRGTSLQFGGGVSVVRGLVKKGCCCRAHIRGAFLAGGSVSDPEKGSYHLEIIVSGSQYSRFLCELMVRLHLHPKQIRRKNARVVYLKEGEKIGTFLRLVGAHPSLLTFENVRILKGVRNSVNRTVNCETANLNRTVRAAMRQIDSIGRLDQMIGLEKLPVHLREVAELRREHPELSLEEIGKLLPSGQVSKSSVNYRLRRLEGMASQL